CCGGTTAACGAAAAGAAAAGTTGACTTGCAAAGCAACCATTAAATTTTACCTGGATacatgtaatttgagtttgtggccttgtataagggaacgAAGGAAGTACAAATTGTATGAATCCATACACACAAACAGTGCCACATACAAAACCACAATAACGACGAACATGTGATATCATTCAATCAAGAGCTTTCTTTTACTTTCCGGCCACTAATTAAGCTCCTTAGATCCCTCCATGAAATTAAAGAGCACATGCGTTTGGCTCCAACGCCGACTAATCACAGTTTTGTACGTGCAAGAAACATTTTAAACCATATCCTGTACTAAGTAACCTAGTGCCACAGTTATGAGCTTGGCTTGAGGTCAAACCTCCCCTGTCTCCGTAGTTGAGCCAGAGTTGCCTTCAACTCTTAGCCTCTTTAGCTCCAATCTTAAACACATCGGTGATGAATCATGGCGAATGATGGCGAAATATTATACGCTTCGATAAGCTAAATTGATCTTTGATCCCGAGGCCGATAGCACTGGCTCTGGATCCCAAAACCATCCATTACTGCTTCCATCTGCCAAAAAAGAGGCATTAATGGTGTAATTAGTCATAACTAaggcaaaaagaaaaggaaaaaaaacagatgGCTCTCTCTTAACCATGtagagaagcagcagcagcagcactagCATTGACCAAACCAATTGCAACACACAAACCAAAACAACTTTAAGTGAGTTGTATGCCACCCCGTCATTAATCAAGGTGGGTGATATGGAAGCAATCTTGGGGGATTACATTAGTGGGTTACGACTAGTTATGACTTAACCAAGTTTCAATCTTTTCTTAAATGCAAGGATGCAACATCTTTAGAATAACCAACAAGTCAACCCTCAGAGTTAATATCTGCTGTCAGCAATTAAGCACTGCGAGCTGGAACACAAGCAAAGGCCCGAGGGAGCTGAGATTTTTCAAAGCGGGCGGTGACATCAGAAcaaggggggtggaggaggaggaggctgctcTTATGTGCATGAAACAAAGTGGCATTAATGTATTGCTTATCTCTTCGTCATTGTATGAAGATGCGCACCGCATGGGTACATACATAGGCCTTGCGTTTGCACCATTTAAAGACCTAAAAATTGCATAGCAGCAGCATATCTTCAAGGACCCCATTTATTCGATTAGCAAAAACCAATGGCCCAACATTCAAGTCTATTTAGTGTACTACTCTCTACTTTCTTTTTCCTGCTAGCAGTATGATGTGCATTTGAGACACTGTTCCAAATAAATTCCATTCAAGATCACATTCAAGTGGTGAAATCAATTTGGGCCAGTAAAAAACAATTAAGCTTTCGAAGCAATTAGAAGGACAGGTATTGATGAGCTTCAACTTTCAACAACACACCCAATAATAACTCTCATAATTACAAGATGTGTCTATCTTCTATGTCCACTGTCTAGATGCAGTAAAACCGGTTGGAGGCAACTCATTTGCAAACTTTTAGAACTGAATCACTATATGTGTTTTAACTTTCGACCAAACATACTACTCTACTCACTCTAATATGTGAAGTCTACTATGAAAAGATTAAGAAAAAAGTGTGTGGATTAGAGCCCTTAATATCAGTGGCAAGCTTTCATTAGGGTAAAGAGGAAAGAAAAGCAAAACATGTCAAAAGTCTAGCTGTAACTACATACCCAGCCTCCGCTTTCGCCTGTTAGATAGCCTACCTTGTGTGCATGACCAGCCCTCTCACCTCGCACTTCTCTTCCACCCAACATAACACAAAATATTCAACCCATCCCTTGCCACTCTCCAACCATGATTTGGTGGGTAATAAAATGCCTCGGCGTTGTACAACATgagagagggagagcgagagagagagtagTATGCCTCTCACGGTTGCATTAAACAAAACTAATTGACCTCTCCCCATCCATCTCCCTCCCCACTATAAATACTCGCCATCTCCATTCCAACTACACCAACGCAACACGCTCCTAGCATTCCAACTCCCGGGCTTCTCTCCTTCCAGAGCATCCCCTCCCCTGTCGCTCTCACTTTCATCTGCACGCCTCCTGCTTCTCGGACCCGACGCAAAAGTAAGCCCCCTCCCTATATGCATCCATCTCTAGTGATCTCATATCTCTTCTAGGTTGCAACAATCGATCAACAGTAGCTTTCAGAGCGTATGCTAATCCGACAGTTCAACGTTTTGATGTGTGCAGGCAGGGGATACCTCTGAGGATGAGCCGCAGCAACAGGAAGAGCTCATCAAAGGGCCTTGACCTGAAGCTGAACCTCTCGCTGCCTGCAAGAGGGGACTCCTCCAACAGGGCGATGGCTGACGAGGAGTCGTCCCCGAGCTCATGCCTGTCGTCGGAGAACGAGCATGGCCTGCAGTGGTCCAACAGCCCTGAGGCGACGTCCATGGTGCTCGCCGCCTGCCCTCGCTGCTTCATCTACGTCATGCTCCCCCAGGATGACCCTCGGTGCCCCCAGTGCAAGAGCCCCGTGCTCCTTGACTTCCTGCAGGACAAtagcaacaataacaacaacaacaacagcaacagcaggaAGAGCAGGAGGGGGTGAAAGAAGAGGAGGAGAGGCTCCATTCCGCAGCACCGACATCAAGAAAAGCGTTTATATGAAGTCCTAGGTCCAGTAGTTCTCTTTCGTTTGATCATTTCTTCAGTGTAACCATGATATGTCTGTATTAAAATTGTGAGGCTGGCATATATCCATGTGCTGGTGTGTCACGATTTTGACACATCATGGATACACTGGGGACTATATCCCCTCTCCTGTGTTCTTCTTCGGTGGTTCTAAATGGAGTAGTTTGTTAGGCATAGGACCAGACTTCTTCTCTTCTGTTTCTTACTTTCAAGACACGAAAAGATTACCCCTGAAAATCTCAAGTTGGGCCGGATGAGTATTATTCTGAAACATCTATGATAGACAAGCTTCTGCGACTTCACACCACGAACACTCATCTGTTCATTCCTTTGTGTTCAGACAAGGTATGCAAATCCACCATACAAAGTGGAGAAAGTGCAAGAACAGTCAACCCCAGAAGTGGAGTGTTAGGAATTTGTCACCACAGATTAGTTGAACTAACCAATTGGCATTACAACTCCCACGCCTCAACATAATGAGGGCTCTACCTACTATCCTTGAAAAAGACATCAGGTAATTAAAAAGGTGATGAAATTTCAAATTGGAGAGATATAGTATTTGAAACAATCAAACAGTCTACGGTGTGACGCCATGCAATGAATACCGATTGATTTCAGCATCCATCACCTATCTCTTGCCATTATACTTCCATCTGAATACGTGCATTGTGACGCAGCACGCCAGCAACCTAATTTAATGCCCGCTTTGGTCAACTTTGCAAGCCGATTGATTTATGTTTACTCAATAAAGACATCTCAGTTTGAGTCCACATCATCATAATCAGATACGGAGACCAGCCATGCTACTTGTTGGCTTGAATCACatcagaaaaggaaaagaaaaacagaCAGGAAACTAAAAGGCATGTGCTTTGTTAAGTGTACCTTAATTGTCTTGATTGGAATGGTATGCACGTCACTTTCATTACATCTTTCAAAGAAAAGACCTGTGTATCAGGAAGTGTCCTCGTGTAGTTCAACGACAAGGCAACAGAAAAGGAAATGACCCCATTACTTCCAAAGGAAAGTAAATGACACACAACATGGGAAAGAAATGAAGATAAATAAATACTCAGGCCAAATTTTGTTATGATATGTGAGGCTGCTATAATTGATGGATGCGTGAGATTTTCTGTTCTTTCCTTGCCCTGGATAACTACAAACACATGATCCAAACAAAGTTGGCATTTCCTGCAACATAATCAAACACTTTCAGTAAATGAAATCAGAAGATTGTAGAACCACTTAGTGGGACAGGAATTCGGTGAACATGGTTCCACCCGCACCCCTTATGaatagtaaattcgaaaaaaatactataaaaataaaactgaaaaaaaaaattGTAACATACATAGTCGACCAAGTTTGATATCCCAAAATTtcatgtttttttttaattttttttagtaTATTTTTGAATTCACTATTCATGTGGGCGCATGTAGAACCATGTTCACCTGTGTGTTTTTGCACTCAATGTACATATTTTAACAACCTAGTAACAAGAAACAGATAAAAGAAAATACCCCCACCCCCCCGCCCTACATACTCATGTGTACCGGTGTATGTTACTCCATGTTGGTGAGAACAATACTTGGTTTCATCCTTAAAATTAATACTTCGAGAGTATTAAAGAAAATACAGCTCTAAGGCCTGAACGTATCACTAAAAATAAGGGAACTTAACAAATCAGAAGTAAACTATCTACAATTAGAGTGCAATAGCATGCCTTCAAATGTTGGGTTCAGGGATCTTCTTAACTCCAAAAAACAAGGTCTGCGAAAAAAATCCATAGAAGAACTAGCATTTGAGATATGTGTATACGAAGTACATGATTGCCAGGGTCAGACCACATATTAAAGCTCAATGAAGCCTTTTGTCCTAATGTAATATGTGTGTTTTATATTTTATTTGAGATAAGGTGAGAAGACTGAAGGCTATGGATTCCTGTCCAGGTAGCAGTTATATGGATGAAAAATGAGCATGACTGCTACAGAACAATACTGAAAAGAACAGAAATAAGCCATGCAGCACTTCTGCTGTTCTTGACAATCTTAATAGCTTTATTTGTGGCGCATCACTTAAAAAAGACTTTGGCAAATAAGTTGATGGGTGATACTTCTGAGCCAATATGTTCCAAGATAAGATGATTTTTCGCTGTTCTTTTCAACGAGCTAACAGGTTAAATATGTTTCCCAGTAGTGGATTCCCCTTACAGTGAATGCATTAGCAGAATGACATACTACAAACCAGTATCGATCTTCTTGAAAACTTCTGTGCCTAAGTTGATAGTTGTTCAAGGTTATTTAGCTGCATTTATGGGTGAAGCTGTCAGAGTCTACATCTGCAAGAGTATCTCTAGCTGTGGCAACAACACGTTATGGAAGAATCATGAATGACCTGATAATTGAAAAGCCCTCGCACTGGATTGGATAAATAAATTCAGCACTACCAtgtactacctccgttcctaaatataagacgttctGAGAGTTTAAATTGAACTACCAAAGCGtcttatatttatgaacagaggGTGTACAAGCGATGTGTGGCATCAAAATTCCCTGGTTTATGCCGACATATTCAACGGAACAAAAACATCCAGAAGCAGAACGCTAGTAGAAATATCCACCATAGTGATGATCCGTTAACCATCGATGTTCCCAATCTGCAAACAAAACAGAGTTTCACAAGTTATTGTTGGATCAAAACGGCCCGTTCAGGCGCTGAAGAAACAAGCAGTGCCATTGCGCCAGTCCATCACCCTGCCTGCAGAATCCAGAGGACACCATCACATGAAAAATTTGTTAAAGTTGGGGTACGAAATCGAAGAGGCGCTAGGGTTTAATCCAACACAAAAGCCCCAAGCACGCACAGACGGTGCCCTACAAATCAGGGGAATGAGGGGAGCTCGGAGTCCCCGAATTCGGATTGCATTTGCAGCAAACAAAAACGGAAACCAAGGGCACCTTTGAATTAAATTTCAGGGAGAAACGAACGAGACCTGGCTGGGCCGCGCCTCGGATCGAGACCCCGCACGCCGCGCTAACCTGAAACGGAGTTTGGAGCTTGGCGGAAGGGGTGCGCCTTCGTACCAATGGCCAAGCACCGGACTTGCTTGAGTTGCTTCGATTCTTCAGATTTCAGAAGGCAAGAACGGGAAGAATCGTTGGCCGGAGAGCGACGCGGGCAGTGCACTGTGCACGCTTGGGTTCAGGTTGCTTTGACCTGAACCCGATTTTTTTTTTATTATACAGGTTGCTGATTCTTGCTTCGCTTTGACTGGTTTGACACATTTTACAAGTCCGGTGCGGAGGAAAATATCATGTGATACATGTCCCATGCTACCTTTTTTTTTACGAGAAAATGTCCCATGCTACCAACGTAAAAAATTTAAATTTAAACATCCAAAAGAATCTGAAAAAATCATGGATGTTCACAACACATAGGTCGACAACCCCTAAACAATTTAGATCAAAATTCGAAATACAcatggagaaacaaaaaagacaaattcagatgtgaatagtggcattttttcttttgtcttctttttgACACTATTCATGACGGATTTGCCTTTTTTCTTAGTGTATATTTTGAGTTTTGATCTAATTTTTTTAGGGATTATTTAAACATGTGTTGTGAACATTCatgattttttcagaattttttgagatgcttaaatttgaaaaaaaatcttttGTAGCACGGGAGCATTTGAGGGTTGGTTTCACCtgatactcccccccccccccccccgatgcaaAAGCACGCGTGTCTGACACATCACGCAACTCAAGGGCCGTGCCGGGCCCGCGACACGACTAGTGTCGTGGTTGAGTCATGGTTGAGCTGCGAGGTGAGGCCTGCATGCCAACACGGCACGACCCAttgtttctgaattttttttactTTTGAACACCCAAAAGACTAAAAGTAGGCCCAAAGCATCCCAAAAGGCTAAATAATACACGTGTCGACCAGCACATGTGCCATGTGTCAGTTAGATCCTATTTGGCACATTAGGGGGACGTTACTGTGCATTTTGCAAATGGGCGCCTGAAGCGCTGCAAGCTGGGCTGGCCCGTTTAGttagtttttcattttcttttttgtttttgcctTTACTTAACTTTACCGAACTTTTTCCAAAATCGGTGAAGTTTTCTAAAAAGAACAATGAACT
This region of Triticum aestivum cultivar Chinese Spring chromosome 2D, IWGSC CS RefSeq v2.1, whole genome shotgun sequence genomic DNA includes:
- the LOC123053254 gene encoding protein GL2-INTERACTING REPRESSOR 1 produces the protein MSRSNRKSSSKGLDLKLNLSLPARGDSSNRAMADEESSPSSCLSSENEHGLQWSNSPEATSMVLAACPRCFIYVMLPQDDPRCPQCKSPVLLDFLQDNSNNNNNNNSNSRKSRRG